The DNA sequence CACAGAGACAAGCTTTACCCTACAAGAATAATAGGGCCTAATGAAATACCTGAGCCTGTCTCGCGGCACCTTGCAATgcattttccatcattttcatctCCCTCTTCACCTTCTCCAATTCGAGCATAGTATCTGACGACTCGGATGGATTTGTTCCAAAACTCAACTGTTGCTCTCTAATGTCAGCCTCGGCATTTCTCATTTTCTGATCCCCTTCAAATCTTTCGACAATTACATGATTTTTGGGAGAAACTGGTTTAGACATCATTGGTGTAGCCTCATCCAAAGCAAGTGCACTTGGCAAACGATGGATAGAAGATTCTCCAGCTCGATTAGTTTCCTCAGTGCTAACAAAATGTGGAACAGAGGGCTCAGTTTCACCTCCAGCATGGATATCACTTGATGCCTCAACTTGAACTGAAGCAATTGTCTCTGCAATCTCTTCTGCTAGTGACTTCTGTTTGTCCATGCTCTCTACTTTTGTATCCTGTTCATCCAGGCTTTCACTCATATCAACTACATTGTGTGACTCACCCGGCAAAATTGTAAGACTCCCCACTTGATCAACTTCAATGGCACCTGACTTGGCTGGCACCAAGTCTGAACTGTTTGAGGGTGCCACTTCTgaactctctttctcttgtaGATTGGCAACATACTCCAATGTCTCAACAAATTGACTGTTGGGTTCCAGTTGTATGCCAGGCATAGCTGTTGATACAGATTCAGCTAGGTCAGGGTTTGCAGTCACATTATTTGTCTTCTCGGCCGTCTCTGTGTGCTCAGCATCTTTCTCTACGTTAcggatttcattttcttcttctgctgTGGCTTGTTCAACTGCAGAATGCAGAGATTTGTCAGTTTCAAATTCTGTTCCATCTTTTTCCTCTATGTTAGTTATATGCTGCGGAGATCCAGGTTCTCCAGATGGTTTCTCCACTGCAGTGGGATGATGCGAAGATTCCAGCTCTAACGACGATTCATCAGTACTTTCCTCACTTTTATGCCCCATAAGGGCCATGACAGGATCAAATAGTGCTTTCCTGTCAGTGGCAGAAGCCCACAAACCTGATGCTGGCAAGCATAGACAGAGGACATCATAGCTCTAGTCAGCCTAAAACCTGCATTTTGAActttcttacaaaaataataggCACCCTTTTACATCTTGAGAACTTGAACAATTTTTCAATAGTGCATTCCATGATTAGAGTGGAATCCATATATTCTATCTTTAGCCTATTATATTGAAATATCACTATGAGGGATGGGAAGGATCCACTGTTTTGGAAGTTTACgttcttcttttgtattttctattctttctttttttccttcttttttttttttttttgtggtaagACATTGAGAGGGTCTAATCAGATTTCATTCTTTACGAGATGTGAACGACACAGaaaagtttctttctttttctggaCTTCTTCTCTTGATAAATCTTGACAGTGTATTATCTAATTAAAAGGAATATGACCCTTGAAAACTGGGGTCATATGTTTGGAAAGTCAGTTGATTCCATAATATCCACATACATCCCTGCTTTAATCGGGTGCTTCAATTCCACAGAAGACTTAAAACTGCGTATTCTAGCTTTATCATTCGGCCGCTACTCACTAATTACTATATGGCGAAATAATTAACCACCTCACGGATACGCCTATATGTAATTTAACATAACCCGACGATTGTACTGGTTTAATAAGTTAAAgttataacccaaataaaaaactatcgtatgataaacaaaattgaaaaaacgtAAATGTACCTTCATTACTGGATTCGGATTTCTCCGCCTTCTCTTCTAGACCGAGAGCGTTGTCGAAGTTCTTCTCAATGTTCTTCACACTCTCCTGTAGCTTATTCACCGCCCCAGCGAGATCCGGGAAGTTCCCCAATGAGACTCTCCCACCAAACCACGCCATATTCAGATTACAAACAGAGATCAAAGAATTCGATCCCACTGTCTCTCACCGGAACATTGGAACACATCAAGAAGCCTGCATTTAATCCCAATTCAATTTCAACAACGACAAAGAATGAACGgtaattaaattcaaaatgTTCTAGTCCAGATTCGCATCGTTTGCATACGTATATTGGCATAGATGCGATATCAGATTCGTAACGAATGGGTAAATCGAAGAGGGGAAAGACCAGAGGTGGAAAATTGAGTAGTGAAGGAAAGTTCGGGAAGCGACCTTTTGGGGAGGACCGATAGGGTGAGGCGAGTGCCCTCGGGGATTCGCGAAACCAATAGCGGCTATTTTGCTTCGTCGAGCTGCGAAGAAAACAACTGTGGTGTGAGATTGGCGTTCTGGTTTCGGAATTATAGAGAGCAAAAGAAAGCTCACTGGTGTTGAGGATGGGGACGCGGTTTCGATCCGATCGCTCTGTGAATCACGACTTGTTGTACAGGCGGGCAATTCTATACTGTATTGACGAGATCAGTAACATCGTACTTTTGGAGGAACTgggatttctttctttcttcttgcgGAACGGGCGAGAATTTTCTTGTTCAGGCCATGTATTGTACTGAAAATgatacatttttgttttttttttttttttttaacgattaCACGACTTATTTTTGGCTGATTATGcttttaaaatcatattttcaatgagataaatgataattatcgtcgtaaaaaatgattaaatataagatttatataaaaaaataataatgataaattcaatttttttaaaatgactgtataaTGTTTACACATTtcaagattatatataacattactcttttaaaaagattttatatttttcaaagcaagtaacaaaagaaaaaaaaatcaaaatataaagcATTAAATGTGATAATCTTGTccgattataaatatcatattattgaAGAGTAGagttataattttacttacatttttattacaatattcattttattaattttcttttaaaattaaaattttaaatttcagattttatgattttcagtatatcaataactgatacgtggagaagtaagtttttaataaatatatttaacatttttcattattgaaataatttacataattactaattttttatggtatattattttgttgtgaATTATGGTATGTTATTCGTATTGTTTATGGCGTGAAGATGAGGTGATTTAAAAAGTGTATGGCACAGGACGGCTCAATAGccaatgttttgaaatttagaagTAGCTTTCCTTGATGGAATATCAACTTTTCCAAACCAACATcctttagatttatttattaatctaCTGTACTCTAAAGGGTGGGAAATTGGTATTGGAATTGGAAAGATGACAAGTCCTTTTGTGCTTttactgaaaaatgaaaagttaccAAGCTCTCACCATCCAAGAAACTGATCCTTTTTCcttctaaaaatatttggaaGATTAAAAGTGCCTCTAAAAACAATTTCCTTCGTTGGAAAATGCTGGGCTCCCGCTGAGCTACTGTTGGGATCTAACaatgtatttttatgtatttttttaaatttttttcatataaacttttttaataattttaaatattttatgattttttattttacttcgtgaataaaaaaatattttttaatgattttttttttgactttttgattaaaaattttttttttaatgatgttctaaatttttttatttttaaaaaatattaaaaaatctagataaaaaataacttaaaaaaaaacataaaacaatacTACACCCCAGTGAAAACTCCCAACAGGAGCCTCCAGCGGGACTATAGCATGAACCTTCTCCGTTTGAACTGCTTTTAGGGAAAATCTTTACGATGTTGGCAACCCACAAATTGCATTATTTATAGCTTTAGTATGTACattcataattgttttttttataagcatatGCATATTCATAATTGTTATAGAATTTAATAGAATACGtgctcatgattttcttgtatcattAATAATAGCATTATGCCTGATGCTTTTATTTATGAGAttcttgaataaaataaaatttaggtcTTGTTTGGTTCCGCGGttcaaatgagataagatattttattaaaagttaaaaaaaatattattataatataatttttattttgagatttgaaaaaattaaattatttattatattttgtttaaaatttaaaaaaattataatgattatataagaatgaaatagtttaattcTAGTGTTTGactaaaaaagaaggaaagataAAAGTAGGAGGTGTTTTATTTATGTatctatctatttatttatttattatttacagtaatgtcatgaaatgttaagtaatatgatattttatcctGGGTTGACTTAAAAAGTCGattttttgaagttttcttTCCTTCCATGATCTTAGAACTGTAAAACAGCACAACACAAACTCAAGAGTATTTCAGTATGAAGAATACAAATTGGAACGGGCAAATGTTACAAGAAGTTTCATCATACCCACCCCCTCTCCCTCTTATTTTTTGCCCATCTAAAGAGAGAGCgaaattttcattaaatacaCCAATTCAACTTGGTCATTATGCAGTGGCAGAATTCACTGACCCAAGACATCGGATATTGACTTGTTGACAAGTTGAAAAAGCTCTTCCCTGTGCACAACAAAGGACAAGCTCCAAGTAAGATTGGTGTAAGCTACAGAGAGAGACTTACATTATTAGATTTCAATTTAGGGCctaaagatatatatatgtatcatggGGGAAAGTGATATTACAAGTTCcaagcaaaaccaaaaccaaaattacgaactcgtttgttttcacaattcctctcaactcatctcatctcatctaatcattacaatttttttaaattttcacacaaaataaaagaaacaattcaactttttcaaatcccaaaataaaaataatattaaaaaaatatattttaacaatattttattcaacttttaactttaatctcaactcatctcatcgcatctgcgaaaacaaacgagactatTGTCTTACCTATCGGGTTTGAATAAGAGGTAGCGATATATAAACCACTGAAATGGAAGGAAGTTCGAGTTAATATTTGAATGGCAacaattaaacataaataaaacagTTAAAATTACATGTATAAACTGCATACCGAAGAAAACAGTATCCCAATTAGTTCTAGAAAACTTGGGATGAGTGGCAACTTGTCAATGGCCTGCTtacaataaagtaaaaaatcaGAGCTCCCCATTGAACAGAAAGAAATACACTGTAATGATAGGTTCACCGTTCACATTTGCATGGGACGATGTGGCAAAACTAAGTCCCATGATCtactataaatataacaattaCAGTAAATAGAAAGTCACCAGGAAAAATGGCAACTTTTGACTTTGTATTTCTCAACCCAATTCCAAGGAATGTAAACTGATGGGCAATAAAGCACCAAATGCAAATAACAAAAGAAGAATATACAactcatgtaattattttaaaatagttatgAAACTCACCGTGATCAAGTTTGCTGAAGCCCAAAAGGCAACTATAGCTGCAAACCCCAAACCGAAAAATGCAAACCGATCTTCAGATTTATCCCACTGTTCAAATAAAGAGAGAACGGAATTTTAAACAGCATCatatgtattaaaataaaaaatagcctCTCTGTCCAAAAGAATAAGGAAACTGCTGCTTAATGTAGAGGACAGACAAGTGGCTAGATCCGCAGAGGAAAGGGGTCCTAGATCCTGCTAGCTGAATCCATTACAAGTTTATAACCATGTCTATGAAAAACTTAatcccctaaaaaaaaaaaaaagaactagtTTGTCTTGTACCAAAGTTATTATAAAACTGCCCTAGTTTCTATTTTACAAACTAAAGACGCAATCATGAACTTTGCACGACATTAATGGAGAACAATGCAAAAGGCAAAAGcaaacaaagaaaaggaaaaaaaaatttgaaagaaggCTCCAATCATATACAAATTCTTTAAATATACTACAACTTCCATTTTCCTATCGATTCTTTTTTATTCCTTTGATTAGTCAATGACCAAAAGAAATAACACTATGAGTTAGAGAGGAAGGGAAGCTTACAAAATTCTGAACAGACTTAACGATACTAAGGGAGGTTGAAGATTCAGAACTTTCCCCAGTTGCCTTCACAATAACAGTCACACGATTCTGTGTCTCTGCAATGTGAGAATCCATGGATCACAAAGTCGAAAAATTGAAGCAACGATAAACGAAATGTTACGATAGATTGATCTGAAGGTAGGTTTTGTGCTTTACTGCAACATTAAGCATGTGAATCCAAACATACAGTTCGTGTGTGTAGGTCAATGCTTTGTTAAATTGACTCcgccaatataatttttaaccttcaaatttattataacttAACACTTAAAAGGGAATTGATGTCTAAAACATTTTCGCAAACAGCATTcgtacatataaaaaaaaaaaaacatgttcgCAGACATCATGGAATTACTTCCGCTAAAATCCATGTATGGATTTCATTTAGCAATTTAACCGATGCCATTCTTTTCTCGgctatattttgtattaaaatatcacataataattaataacatatcCATCTAATGAAACATATTACCAATATCGCTAAGTTTGCACATAATATCTGAACTTTAACTAACTCCAGAGATTTTTCAGTATTTCACCTAAAATAGCCAACTTAACATCCACCACTACACCATTAAAGTAAcctcatatttttataatagaatCTAACTGATTCACTAAGTCTCAAACATAacacacaaatcacaatgtGCAAATGCTAGAAAATTAAgctattttatgattaaatctgaaacaataatataattataccaagTACAGTATAAACTGAACCGGACCATAACCGTACAAAGTGTAACTGAAACAAGATCAAAGGAGTCCCTTCAGAAACCAAAACGCTCACCTCTAATGGAAGAAACTGGGAGTTTCTGCAGATTTCtgaaaatggtttttttacCATGTACCAACAATGGTGGAGGCAAGTTAGCAACAATGGAAGCCATGTCaatctgcaaaaagaaaaggaaaaaaaagaaagaaagaaagagaatttCACGCAAATAAGAAAAAGGGTCAAATTCTGAGAAATAGATTTTCTTGTTCAACTTACGGAGAGTATCAGAAATCTGAAACTGGAGCAAAGGAAGGAAAATGGCGTTTACCCGTTGAAGacggagaagagagagaagggtgTCTGGCAGTCTGCCGTACTCGCTTTGCACCACATCCACAACTacgttgttttttatttatttattttttagggaTGGAGGAGCACAATAGGGAAATTGGATCAAGTGTAGCCGGGTCCAGTGTAAAGGGTAtgacttttaaaaaaacctgTACTGTCAAGAGAGACATAACTTCGCaaggttgtttttgttttttgctattataaataaaataaaaagtgctAGAACACaaatggaaaggaaagaaaataaataagataaattttaataagaaattatatttataattataaaatatataaatattgtgtaattttaaaaaaaataataaatacgagatatatataaaaataataattttataataataatctatactcttttttaaaattattatacaatatttatgcatttaacgagaatatatatagcatattcaattttaattgtttatacTTTATTGGGCTACCACAATCGCCGTTTTGAGCTGAAAATGTACTTTCAAGTAAGTTTTTATTCTATAGTTACAAAtaaagaattttatttattatttattttcattttcattttctcaacttttcgACATTGTATCAAATAATTGATCAACAAAttagatataataaataatttttaatcatttaataataataaaatgataggAAGatgaatataaaagaaatagtgGGTAACGTTACTCTAacttaatatatagtattttttttcttgctctttttcCTAAGAGTTTCtataattaaacttaaaataaatggAAATATCTATTCATATTTGATACTATTACATAGAGTGATATGGACAAGAGTAACTATTATACAATCCATTTCATTATCTATCGTCTTCATTCTTCAAGTTACTACTTGAATAAATAAAGGACTttgttttataacttattttatttatatattgtgattttttaaatatatatatatttaataggaGGAATATCAAATTGGTAATAGAAATTACCAATTTCATATTTGTCTttcttattattctttatatGGATGaagcatttttttatcattgcaCGTACTAATACCaaacttattaattataattattacacTTATGATAGTATTATAAGTACAATTAAGAAGCTTGATATTAGCatgtacaataaaaaaaaatatttcgtcaacagatgaaaaataataagaaagaaaaatatgaaatgaataATTTCGGTTAGCAAATTAACATTCCTCTTATTGCTCCTTCTAAACAAAAGCACAAACATTTTGATAAATCTATTAATTACAAAACTCAcgttaagaaaaattatactaagcgtgatgaattttataagaaacttgtttcttcttataagaaaaaatatttttataagaaaaatactttcaaaaATCCTTCAAAAAGACAATGTTATAACTGTGACTAGTATGATTATTTCTCCAAAGATTGCACCAGAAAACCCAATAAGTTTCAAAACAAACTTAATCAATTAAAACTTGACGACAATGATCGTGAGCAACTTATTCGAACTTTAGAATTAAAATCTTCTAAATCATCCGATATCAATGAATTCAGTTCAAGTGATTCTGATTATCACTCAGAAACCAAACTATATGATTCTCTAAATATTAAGCTCGGTTGTAATGATTCTTGATGTAAACTTTTGAGTAAAAAAATCAATGTCATAACCAAAGCTGAAgaacaataaaattttttattaacctTGATTAGTCAGATTATTAATCTTGagctcaaaaaataatatatttataagctgAAGAAGACGATGGTTCGCTAAGAACCTGAAacttataaatcaaaatattaataccATCAAAGATAACCATTTCTATAGTAGTATCAAAAATAGGTAAACCTTCTTCATCATGCTTAACTGcattttaaatgatttcttTTGCTTCTCTTGGGAGATGCTTATCCCACCAGTGTTGAAACATaccagaaaaattgaaaatcatgtAGTTAATAAATCAACGGCCTCAATTTAGCTAATACTATTGTTATTAACATAGGCATTTGCAACCATGCACATTTTATTCATGGTATTGATAATTTATTGTTCAGAGagtccatcaatattccattcatataatttatcaagagaaatataaaattgggtttgaaaaaatatttcttcaaactATAAATCAATAGGAGTAGGTCTGGGGTACCAATTGTTCGTTAGACTTATTGGATTAGgcctttttaaagaaaatactttaatcatagGTTTTCTGAAATCAATatcttgaaaattattttcaagtaaGACAATATCTTTATTAGCAGAAGAATCAGTATCAAATGATTCATCTgtagaaaaatcataaacaacTTTCTTGTCATTGCTATTTAAAGCACTAGTAGAGGgttattaattagttaaatcagcaatcatttaattaattttatcaagagtGTTGG is a window from the Juglans regia cultivar Chandler chromosome 7, Walnut 2.0, whole genome shotgun sequence genome containing:
- the LOC109003715 gene encoding protein CURVATURE THYLAKOID 1C, chloroplastic, translated to MASIVANLPPPLLVHGKKTIFRNLQKLPVSSIRETQNRVTVIVKATGESSESSTSLSIVKSVQNFWDKSEDRFAFFGLGFAAIVAFWASANLITAIDKLPLIPSFLELIGILFSSWFIYRYLLFKPDREELFQLVNKSISDVLGQ